The Amphiura filiformis chromosome 1, Afil_fr2py, whole genome shotgun sequence nucleotide sequence ttaatgctaGGTCAATGAGACAAACAGTAAACTATGCTcattataatataaaatgttGGAAAGGTTAAACCAAACACAATTCAACTCTGAAATACCTGATTTTTCACACTTTATTGTCCACCTTGTAAAATTTGCACCACAATTTTACTTCAATGAGCTTTCTAACATCAGATACATGTATCATCAATTGCTAGTGTTACTAGAGTCTGCATCAGGATTAGCTTGCAAAACTAAGTTCCTTATCAAGGCAGGTTTAAGATCAAACTTGCTTCTTCTTCCTGTATGACACCAACAATCTTCCTCAGCCTTCCCTGCCATTCTTAGCTTACGTTTGTTGAAAGATAAGAGTGGTCTGCGTGGTTCTTTCCGATCTACTTGGTATCTAGCAACTGATGCCTCCACATCTGGTTTCGCTTGGATGGTAATAGATGGTATGTCATTGTCAAAGTCACAAATAACCCTGTGAAGTTGCCAGAACCCGACTTCACGATGGACCATCTCACGCCGTAAGTATAAGCACATCCCTGCATCATCAACTTCAAACTCCATATATGCGtcatcaaacaaacaattattgctTTTGTTGCACACTGGAGATATTGTGTTAGTCGTGGGACTATACAGCAGGTATGCAACTCCTTGTGGTTGTAAGTTCTTGTCCCGGTCCATGTCAAACTGATCTCCTTTAAACAAAACATGTCCTTCGACTACAGCATGAAGATTAATACTTACTAACCTATCTGGGTCCGACACTGGAACACATTCATCCCATTCGTTACTGACCAGACTGTAACGCTGTATTATATCAAATTCCCCATCATCCCCAACTACACATATGTAATTGCCCAATCTATACAAATGGATGGAACTACTTCTCATCAATGTCTTCATAGGTTTTTGCACAGTCCACTCATTACTCTCCAAATCAAACTTGAAGAAATTCTTGTCTTGTGACCATCTTCTATGCATCGCTTGTACATCATCTATTGGTGCATCCTCCTGAAATGcatcacaatcatcatcatcTGGTCCACAAGCAAGATATATCTCCTTATTGTCATAAACTATGTCACTGTACTGAAACTTAAATTCTGCACGTAAATATGGATAGCTGTATGGGAAATCGTTGAGATGCTGCAGCTGGTAACAACCAGATTTTGTTTGGCATATGAAGTCTGAagtagaaatggtcaaatgtccCTGAAAATGGTAAAACAGAAAAAATTGGCCTTAATTTTGTCTAATAAATACACTAACTTTATTATCATGTAAAACCTTGGATTACATTACCTTTATATAGAGCACTAGGAGCTAACAAATACGGGATTTTGTGCGGGGTGTGCTTTGGATGCTGACTTTTCTATacatactttttgctgttttgcaacccatcagtataccaattttcaacaaaaagcacccaaatttgccataattgggtgcTTTAAGGGCATTTTTGCCACAATGCGCCcaagtctccactgaaaacccacccatcgatataccaaaatcgctgaaaaggtaccccaaaaccatggcacatccccgtataccttcaaccaggaagaaccccctccgggTAACAAATACAGGAAGTACAAGGAACATGCAGAACTAACAGAAGGAACATACAGAACCAATACCAATGTACAAAAAAATATACAAAGTCAAATATTTATTTAGCATAAAGCTGGGCATAAAGCATTAAAATTCACTAAAATGCATAAAGGCTGCAAGGCCATGTGTCCTGAACtagccacccttagcgttacatcacaaatattcctcatcaaatttcccttcagaaaatgtatacagtgttgtgagtcggtaaattaccggttaatttacatggtaaattaccggtaatttaccgccatcttaatttaccgtggTAAAATAGGgttaattaagggatctaaaatgagcgtttattgcgtttcgacagtattttttgtgggacatgagagcacctcagacctatcgaattgcattctgaatacgaagcatgtctttctcatatcaaataattttcattttttgaaaatcacaatataatacaaattttatgacaaattataaaaatttgatatatttcaaatttttgatatataacagtactcgaagtaaattatataaatctaatgacatattcttaaagtgtatgtagcagggaggaaaagccaacggtcaattgaaaattttgacttttcatattgaagatatggatttttttcccaaaaagacctcatttttgtgtcagttcctgcagaactgacacctttagtacaggtttgacgatcacgtgacaaatcgaatctgtgacgtcaatattaatatcgatatcaatttaaggctgttctagttaaattacatacccattggcattttggctgttccatttaatttacatattcaacatttccctgtgcacttagtccatgaattgatcctgatttgcattgtcgtatagagttatatttttgcacacaacagggatgttaccattgttttaactaaatgaagcatacttttgcttttatctttctttgtcctttattaattataaattaggtgatttaattaatataattctttgtttcagcgaccctggggtaaacagacaaacaaaaacataggtcaaaatccttcaatttctgtgaaaattgaacaaaaagtacccaaatccctacattttatatctgcctgtgttatagacaaattttatacgtcaaatttaaaatcatttaaaatgacttataaattgccttatgctataatgggtattgtgtgaactttgtttttaaatgccttcggcttccaggttagtttctcggagctggtgaggtgtatctgggtgtaacttggtagggtggtggtaagtggctgccctaagacttgatgcattttttgcagaaaatatgcaaattaggtagctaatttgcatatttaacttaaaaattgtttttaggtTTGTTTCTttccatttcgaagaactggtgaggcgtatagggatgtaacttgatgaggttggtAAGCatcagtttctcggagctggtgaggtgtatttggatgtaacttggtagggtggtggtaagtggctgccctaagacttgatgcagtttttggcgcaaattaggtagctaatttgcatatttaacttaaaaattgtttttgggtggtttttttttgccatttcaagaactggtgaggcgatatagggatgtaacttgatgaggttgtggtaagcgtcagtttctcggagctggtgaggtgtatttgGGTATAACTtagtagggtggtggtaagtggctgccctaagacttgatgcagtttttggcgcaaattaggtagctaatttgcatatttaaaaccctttcagtgatttcacaggaacattaaaaaaatggaaatttgtcagagttgcttagaaataaagaataagtctacagaatttcattaaaccacttttccctgaatacatcgacaaattagtctaaaaacagaagttttagaaaggttgtCTACtgcaactcagatcgactcgagaaaatcgagattttcgtacagtgcgccacctgtcgactggaaaaacttcctagtccagtgtttctaacacggggaagtagagtctaaattgatttaaaacagacgcttaatttttgtagtagaaaacaaaatcagcaattaaggtcaccgaggcaaactaacggtcaattcaaatatgaaaaacagttaaaagctgttaaaattgtgtattttgtttaaaatagtagctactgatgtaataagtagtagaaacaatacatagcAGCGTGTTGgtgcgtggagagtgagcttctttcgatctcgagtcggactttttgtactgtcagtatcaaaagtacagaatcatgcaaatgctttattttgtctaaaatacacggctttcgaccgaaccactagcaggctatgttagcacatctatgccaattacaaaggtaccaaaatctgaattttgatgatttttacgatcgtcggatgagcaaatcactgaatgggcctttaacttaaaaattgtttttgggtgttttttttgccatttcaagaactggtgaggcgtatagggatgtaacttgatgaggttgtggtaagcggcagtcgtaagatccgatgcatt carries:
- the LOC140171204 gene encoding kelch-like protein 25 isoform X1; translated protein: MYKMAARLDNNCHLKKLGNPSYPPLLSSGLNQLRQQSAFCDVTIVVGDQRFPAHKAVLSCASDYFEGMFSSGFQESAMREVTVPGTEDCFTQLLEFAYTGYFTLSVQTAAGILRMANYMMLTDAMKLCAEYLCDVKENLSIDDCFEVWSISCNHDSLSDVAKLYQEHLVQNFPECGRSEVFLENASADILMEMMDNDDIETDTCTEEQILQVVIAWLKYDWEQRKVSVVHLLKKARLGLVQVENLKQILGEEVLDVPECKDMVEEVIRLNATKDEADVPLIESRPDLFASRNTVTGHLTISTSDFICQTKSGCYQLQHLNDFPYSYPYLRAEFKFQYSDIVYDNKEIYLACGPDDDDCDAFQEDAPIDDVQAMHRRWSQDKNFFKFDLESNEWTVQKPMKTLMRSSSIHLYRLGNYICVVGDDGEFDIIQRYSLVSNEWDECVPVSDPDRLVSINLHAVVEGHVLFKGDQFDMDRDKNLQPQGVAYLLYSPTTNTISPVCNKSNNCLFDDAYMEFEVDDAGMCLYLRREMVHREVGFWQLHRVICDFDNDIPSITIQAKPDVEASVARYQVDRKEPRRPLLSFNKRKLRMAGKAEEDCWCHTGRRSKFDLKPALIRNLVLQANPDADSSNTSN